The genomic region GATCGACGCCGACACCGCGCAGCTGATCGCCGAAGAATTGGGCCACACCGTCAAGCGCGTTGCCGCTTCCGACGTCGAGGAAGGCCTGTTCGACACCGTCGACGATTCCACCGACACCGAGACGCGCTCGCCGGTCGTGACCGTGATGGGTCACGTCGACCACGGCAAGACGTCGCTGCTCGACGCGCTGCGCCACGCCAACGTCGTCTCGGGCGAAGCCGGTGGCATCACCCAGCATATCGGCGCCTATCAGGTGCTGTCGCCCGAAAGCGGCAAGAAGATCACCTTCATCGACACGCCCGGTCACGCCGCGTTCACCGCGATGCGCGCCCGCGGCGCCAAGGTCACCGACATCGTCGTGCTGGTGGTCGCGGCCGATGACGGCGTGATGCCGCAGACGGTCGAAGCCATCAACCACGCCAAGGCGGCGCGGGTGCCGATCATCGTTGCCATCAACAAGATCGACAAGCCCGACGCCAAGCCCGAGCGCGTGCGCACCGAGCTGCTCCAGCACGAGGTGCAGGTGGAGTCCTTCGGCGGCGACGTCGTCGACGTCGAGGTGTCCGCCAAGAACAAGACCAATCTGGACAAGCTGCTCGAGATGATCGCGCTGCAGGCCGAAATCCTCGACCTGAAGACCAATTCGCACCGTCCGGCCGAAGGCACGGTGATCGAGGCCAAGCTCGATCGCGGCCGCGGTCCGGTCGCGACCGTGCTGGTGCAGCGCGGCACGCTTCGCGTCGGTGACATCATCGTCGCCGGTGCCGAAATGGGCCGCGTCCGCGCGCTGATCTCCGATCAGGGCGAAACCGTGCAGGAGGCCGGCCCCTCGGTACCGGTCGAGGTGCTCGGCTTCAACGGCCCGCCCGAGGCCGGCGATCGTCTCGCGGTGGTCGAGAACGAAGCCCGCGCCCGCCAGGTCACCAGCTACCGCGCGCACCAGAAGCGCGAGAACGCGGCAGCCTCGATCTCCGGCATGCGCGGCTCGCTCGAGCAGATGATGTCGCAATTGAAGACGGCGGGCCGCAAGGAATTCCCGCTGATCGTCAAGGCCGACGTGCAAGGCTCGCTGGAAGCCATCCTCGGCTCGCTGGAGAAGCTCGGCACCGACGAGGTCGCCGCTCGCATCCTGCATGCCGGCGTCGGCGGCATCTCGGAATCCGACGTGACGCTCGCGGAAGGCTTCAACGCCGCGATCATCGGCTTCTCGGTTCGTGCCAACAAGGAGGCCGCTGCGGCCGCCAAGCGCAACGGCATCGAGATCCGCTACTACAACATCATCTACGACCTCGTGGACGACGTGAAGAAGGCGATGAGCGGCCTGCTCGCGCCGACCTTGCGCGAAACCATGCTGGGCAATGCCGAGATCCTGGAGATCTTCAACATCTCCAAGGTCGGCAAGGTCGCCGGCTGCCGCGTCACCGACGGCACCGTGGAACGCGGCGCCAATGTGCGCCTGATCCGCGACAACGTCGTCGTGCACGAAGGCAAGCTGTCGACGCTGAAGCGCTTCAAGGACGAGGTGAAGGAAGTCCAGTCCGGCCAGGAATGCGGCATGGCCTTCGAGAACTACCACGACATGCGTGCCGGCGACGTGATCGAGTGTTATCGCGTGGAGACGATCCAGCGCTCCCTGTAAGTCCAAATCTTACCGAAGCGTTCGGATCTTTTTGAACTGAGATTGCGGGAGTGCGATGGCCGGATTTTTCCGGCCATCCACCCCTCTTCGTTTCAACAGGACAAATGACAATGCTCGTGTCGAAGGCACGGGCATGACGAGGTGATTTTCGAAAAATGCCACGCCATCATCAGAAGAAGAGTTCCGCGCCCGGCGGCTCGCAGCGTCAGCTGCGCGTCGGCGAGCAGGTTCGCCACGCGATGGCCGATATTCTGGCGCAAGGCAATGTGCATGATGCCGACCTCGAAGGTCACATCATCACCGTGCCGGAGGTGCGGATGTCGCCCGACCTGAAGCTCGCGACGGTCTACGTGATGCCGCTCGGTGGCCGCGACACCGAGATCGTGATCGCTGCGCTCGAACGCAACAAGAAGTTCCTGCGCGGCGAGGTCGCACGGCGCGTTAACCTGAAATTTGCACCTGACATTCGCTTCCGCGTCGACGAACGATTCGACGAAGCGGAACGGATCGACAAGCTTTTGCGAACGCCTGCGGTGCAGAAGGATTTGGAACAGGATCCGCATTCGGATCGGGAAGAAGAGCAATGACCATGGACCCGGCTCACGGCACGATCGGCGGCAACGACACCGATCAGCGCGACGTGCAGGACAACAATTTCGCGGAGAATTCGCAGCCGCAGCAGGAGCCGCGCCGCGTCAACAACGATCCGCGCGCCAAGCAGCAGAAGGGCAACCAGCCCCGCCGCGACCGCCGCGACGTCCATGGCTGGGTCGTGCTCGACAAGCCGATCGGCATGACCTCGACGCAGGCGGTCGCCGTGCTCAAGCGGCTGTTCAACGCCAAGCGCGCCGGACACGCCGGCACGCTCGATCCGCTCGCCTCCGGCGGGCTGCCGATCGCGCTCGGCGAGGCCACCAAGACCGTCCCCTTCGTGATGGACGGCCGCAAGCGCTACCGCTTCACGGTCTGCTGGGGCGAGGAGCGCGACACCGACGACATCGAGGGCCGGGTGACCGCGACCTCGGACCAGCGCCCGAGCCGGGAGGCGATCCTCGCCCTGCTGCCCCGCTTCACCGGGGTGATCGAGCAGATCCCGCCGCGCTATTCGGCGATCAAGGTCCAGGGTGAGCGCGCCTATGACCTCGCCCGTGACGGCGAGGTCGTGGAGCTGGCCCCCCGCCCGGTCGAGATTCACCATTTAACCCTTGTAGATCAACCAGATAACGACCACGCCGTGTTCGAGGCCGAATGCGGCAAGGGCACCTATGTCCGGGCGCTGGCCCGCGATATGGGCCGGATTCTCGGCACTTTCGGCCATATCTGCGCGCTGAGGCGGACCCTGGTCGGCCCATTTGGCGAAAACGACATGATTCCGCTGGATCAGCTGGAGGCTTTGTGCGATAGAGCCGCGTCCGGCGAGGGCAGCCTCGCCGACGCGCTTTTGCCCGTTGAGACCGCGCTGGACGACATCCCGGCACTGGCCGTCACTCGGGCTGATGCGGCAAGGCTCCATCGGGGCCAGGCCGTTTTGTTGCGCGGACGGGATGCGCCCACTTGTAGCGGCACAGTCTATGTCACGGTGGCAGGCCGTCTTTTGGCGCTTGCCGAAGTTGGCAATGGCGAAATCATCCCCAAGCGTGTGTTCAACCTGACCGGCCTGACTGCCAGCCCCGGTCGCAACGAGAGAAATTGACGATGTCGATTGCCGCAGAACGCAAAGCGGAAGTCATCAAGACGAATGCCACCAAGGCCGGCGACACCGGCTCGCCCGAGGTTCAGGTCGCGATCCTGTCGGAACGCATCAACAACCTCACCAACCATTTCAAGACCCACGTGAAGGACAACCATTCGCGTCGCGGCCTCTTGAAGCTGGTCTCGACCCGCCGCTCGCTCCTCGACTATCTCAAGAAGAAGGACGAGGCACGCTACAAGGCGCTGCTCGAGAAGCACAATATTCGTCGTTAAGAGTTCCTGCGCGCGCCACCGGCGCGCGTTTTCGCACGTGGTTTCGAACGAAAGCCCTTTCCTCAAAGGTTTTGATCGAAGCTGCGTGCGCGTCGGATGCGATCCGTCGACGATTTGCATCCGGGCATGAAGAGCGAAGACCGCGGTTCGGTGTTCGCATTCGTGCCGACTGACAGTCCAGCAGCAATCCGGCGGCTGGGCACAACGGGCAAGGCGCCCGTATGACCCGAAAGGATGGACGCCATCCGACATCCAAAAACCATGGCAGGATCGCAGGACGCTGATCATCCGCTCCGATCAGCGTCCCGCAATCTTGCGCATGGTTTTTGTTTTTCGAGAGCTGTCCCTTCTTTCGAAAACCCATGAAAGAAGACCTCTATGTTCAACAAGCATTCAGTCGAGATCGACTGGGGCGGACGCCCACTCAAGCTCGAAACCGGCAAGATCGCCCGCCAGGCCGACGGCGCCGTCGTCGCCACCTATGGCGAGACCGTGGTGCTCGCCACCGTCGTCGCGGCGAAGGCGCCGCGCGAAGGCGTCGACTTCCTGCCGCTGACCGTCGATTACCAGGAAAAGGCCTACGCTGCGGGCCGCATTCCCGGCGGCTATTTCAAGCGCGAGGGCCGTCCGACCGAGAAGGAGACGCTGGTCTCCCGCCTGATCGACCGTCCGATCCGCCCGCTATTCGTCGACGGCTGGCGCAACGAGACCCAGGTGATCGTCACCGTGCTGTCGCACGATATGGAGAACGATCCCGATGTCGTGGCGATGGTCGCGGCCTCCGCGGCGCTGACCCTGTCCGGCGTGCCGTTCAAGGGCCCGATCGGCGCCGCCCGCGTCGGCTTCGCCAATGACGAGTTCATTCTCAACCCGACGCTCGACGAGATGGTCGACACCCAGCTCGACCTCGTCGTCGCCGGCACTGCCGACGCCGTGCTGATGGTGGAATCGGAAGCCAAGGAGCTGAACGAAGACATCATGCTCGGCGCGGTGATGTTCGGTCACCGCCACTTCCAGCCGGTGATCAACGCGATCATCGAGCTCGCCGAGAAGGCTGCGAAAGAGCCGCGCGAAGTCACCGCGATCGACAATTCGGCGCTCGAGAAGGAAATGCTCGGCCTGATCGAGCAGGAGCTGCGCGCCGCCTACGCGATTCCGATCAAGCAGGAGCGTTATGCCGCCGTCGGCGTCGCCAAGGAAAAGGTGATGGCCCACTACTTCCCGGAAGGGCAGGAGCCGAAATACGACAAGCTCCGTGTCGCCGGCGTGTTCAAGGAGCTCGAGGCCAAGATCGTCCGCTGGAACATCCTCGACACCGGCAAGCGCATCGACGGCCGCGACGTCAAGACCGTGCGCAACATCGTCGCCGAAGTCGGCGTGCTGCCCCGCGCCCACGGCTCGGCGCTGTTCACCCGCGGCGAGACCCAGGCGATGGTCGTGACCACGCTCGGCACCGGCGAGGACGAGCAGTACATCGACGCGCTGTCGGGAACGTACAAGGAGACGTTCCTGCTGCACTACAACTTCCCGCCCTACTCGGTCGGCGAGACCGGCCGCCTCGGCGGCACCAAGCGCCGCGAGATCGGCCACGGCAAGCTGGCCTGGCGCGCGATCCATCCGGTGCTGCCGCCGCACCATGAATTCCCCTACACCACGCGCGTGGTGTCGGAGATCACCGAGTCGAACGGCTCGTCCTCGATGGCTTCGGTCTGCGGCGCCTCGCTGGCGCTAATGGATGCGGGCGTGCCGCTGAAGCGGCCGACCGCGGGCATCGCGATGGGCCTGATCCTCGAAGACAAGCGCTTTGCGGTTCTCTCCGACATCCTCGGCGACGAGGACCATCTCGGCGACATGGACTTCAAGGTCGCCGGCACGGAAGCGGGCATCACCTCGCTGCAGATGGACATCAAGATCGAGGGCATCACCGAAGAGATCATGAAGGTGGCGCTGGCTCAGGCCAAGGACGGCCGCATCCACATCCTCGGCGAGATGGCCAAGGCCCTCACCGCGGCCCGCGCCGAGCTCGGCGAATACGCGCCGCGCATCGAGACCTTCAAGATCGCCACCGACAAGATCCGCGAAGTGATCGGCACCGGCGGCAAGGTGATCCGCGAGATCGTCGAGAAGACCGGCGCCAAGGTCAACATCGAGGACGACGGCACCGTGAAGGTCGCCTCCAGCGACGGCGAGGCGATGAAGGCGGCGATCAAGTGGATCAAGTCGATCGCGTCCGATCCGGAAGTCGGCCAGATCTACGACGGCACCGTCGTCAAGGTGATGGAGTTCGGCGCGTTCGTGAACTTCTTCGGCTCCAAGGACGGCCTCGTCCACATCAGCCAGCTTGCGGCGAACCGCGTGCAGAAGACCTCCGACGTCGTCAAGGAAGGCGACAAGGTCAAGGTCAAGCTGCTCGGCTTCGACGATCGCGGCAAGACCCGCCTGTCGATGAAGGTGGTCGACCAGACCACCGGCGAGGACCTCGAGGGCAAGGACAAGGCCGAGGGCGAGAAGGCCCCGCGCGAAGCGGCCGGCGAGTAAGGCTTCTCGCGACAGTCTGGAAAAACGAAGGGCGGCCGAAAGGCCGCCCTTTTTGTTTGCGCCCGCTCCGGGCGATCTGCGCTCCCTCTCCCGCTTGCGGGAGAGGTTGGGGAGAGGGCTGCTTCGGCAACGAAGAACCCCCGAGAGGAGAGAGCCCTCTCCCGGTGCTGCGCACCGACCTCTCCCGCAAGCGGGAGAGGTTGCACCGAGCCCGAGGCGCGATCAGCTAGCTCAAGCCGCGATATCGTAGCGGTCGAGGTTCATCACCTTGGTCCAGGCCTTGGCGAAGTCCTTGACGAACTTCTCCTTGGAGTCCGAGGTCGCATAGACCTCGGCGAAGGCGCGGAGCTGCGAGTGCGCGCCGAAGATGAGATCGGCGCGGGTGCCGGTCCACTTCACCGCATTGGTCTTGCGGTCGCGAGCCTCATAGGTGCCGTCGGCAGCGGGCGTCCACTGCGCGCTCATGTCGAGCAGGTTGACGAAGAAGTCGTTGCTCAGCGTTCCCACCTTGGTGGTGAACACGCCGTGCTTCGAGCCGTTCGCGTTGGCGCCGAGCACACGCAGGCCGCCGACCAGCACGGTCATCTCGGGACCGGTGAGCTTGAGCAGCTGCGCGCGGTCGACGAGGGCTTCCTCCTGCTGCAGGAACTGCTGCCGCTTGCCGATGTAGTTGCGGAAACCATCGGCGCGCGGCTCCAGCGGCGCGAACGAAGCCGCATCTGTCTGCTCCTGCGAAGCATCCATGCGGCCCGGCGTGAAGCCGACCTTGACGTCGACGCCGGCATCCTTGGCGGCCTTCTCGACCGCGGCGGTGCCGCCGAGCACGATGAGATCCGCCAGCGAGACCTTCTTCGCGCCGGATGACGCGTTGAAGTCCTTCTGGATCGCTTCGAGCTTGCCGAGCACCTTGGCGAGCTGGGCCGGGTCGTTCACCTCCCAGTCCTTCTGCGGAGCAAGGCGGATGCGCGCGCCGTTGGCGCCGCCGCGCTTGTCCGAGCCGCGGAACGTCGAGGCCGACGCCCAGGCCGTCGAGACCAGCTCGGAGACCGACAGACCCGAAGCCAGGATCTTGCTCTTCAGCGAAGCGATGTCCTTCTCGCCGACCACCTCGTGGTTCAGGGCCGGAATCGGATCCTGCCAGATCAGCGTCTCCTTCGGCACCAGCGGGCCGAGATAGCGCTGGATCGGACCCATGTCGCGGTGGGTGAGCTTGAACCAGGCGCGGGCGAAGGCGTCCGCGAACTGATCGGGGTTCTCCAGGAAACGACGCGAGATCTTCTCATAGGCGGGATCGAAGCGCAGCGAGAGGTCCGTCGTCAGCATGGTCGGCCGATGCTTCTTCGACTTGTCGAAGGCGTCAGGAATGATCGCATCGGCGCCCTTCGCCACCCACTGGTTCGCACCGCCCGGGCTCTTGGTCAGCTCCCATTCGTACTTGAACAGGTTCTCGAAGAAGTTGTTGCTCCACTTCGTGGGGGTCTGCGTCCAGGTCACCTCGAGGCCGCTGGTGATGGAATCGCCCGCGAGGCCCGATGCGTGCTTGCTCTTCCAGCCGAGGCCCTGATCTTCCAGCGCGCCCGCTTCCGGCTCCGGGCCGACCAGCGACGGGTCGCCCGCGCCATGGGTCTTGCCGAAGGTGTGGCCGCCGGCGATGAGCGCGACGGTTTCCTCGTCGTTCATCGCCATGCGGAAGAAGGTCTCGCGGATGTCCTTGGCGGCGGCGACCGGGTCCGGCTTGCCGTTCGGGCCTTCCGGATTGACGTAGATGAGGCCCATCTGGACGGCGCCGAGCGGCTCGGCGAGCTGGCGTTCGCCGCTGTAGCGCTCATCGCCGAGCCAGGTACCTTCCGGACCCCAATAGAGCTCTTCCGGCTCCCAGACGTCGGCGCGGCCACCCGCAAAACCGAAGGTCTTGAAGCCCATCGATTCCAGCGCGACGTTGCCGGCGAGCACCATCAGATCGGCCCAGGAAATCTTGCGGCCATATTTCTGCTTGATCGGCCACAACAGACGGCGGGCCTTGTCGAGGTTGGCGTTGTCGGGCCAGCTGTTGAGCGGAGCGAAACGCTGCTGACCGGCGCCGGCGCCGCCGCGGCCGTCGGTGATGCGGTAGGTGCCCGCGCTGTGCCAGGCCATGCGGATCATCAGGCCGCCGTAGTGACCGAAGTCGGCCGGCCACCATTCCTGCGAGTCCGTCATCAGGGCCGTCAGGTCCTTGATGACCGCGTTCAGGTCGAGCGACTTGAACTCCTTGGCATAGTCGAATTCCTTGCCCATCGGATCGGACAGGTCGGAATTCTTGTGCAGCACCTCGATGTTGAGCTGCGTCGGCCACCAGTCGCGGTTTGTGCGCGTGGGTTTTCCGCCCGAAAACGGGCACTTCGAAGTGTCGTCCATGAATACCTCCTCTGGCGGCGTCGAACTCGCGCCCTTGACCAGGTAGAGCCACTCTAAGCGCCGCGTCCTATCAGGGGAAGTTGACTTTAGTGATCGCTGCGATAGGATTTTCTGATGATCAATCTGACGCTGCGCCAGCTCCGGTATTTCGATGCGCTGGCCCGTCACGGCCATTTCGGCCGCGCGGCCGAGTCCTGCTCGATCTCTCAGCCGGCCCTGTCGATGCAGATCAAGGAGCTGGAGGAGGCGCTGGGCGGCCTGCTGCTGGAGCGCAGCGCGCGGCAGGTCGCGCTGACCCGGTTCGGCGAGGAGCTGGCGCAACGGGTCCGCGACATCCTGCGCTCGGTCGACGAGCTCGGCGATTTTGCGCGCGCGTCGCAGGACCGCTTCGCCGGCCGCCTGCGCATCGGCATGATCCCGACCATCGCACCTTACCTGCTGCCCAAGATCACCAAGAATCTCACGCGCATGCATCCGGAGCTCGACATCCGCGTGCGCGAGACCATGACGCCGCGGCTGATCCAGGAACTGGTGGAGGGACGGCTCGACACCGCCATCGTGGCGCTGCCGGTGTCCGAGCCCTCGCTCACCGAGGTCGCGCTGTTCGAGGAGAAATTCTTGCTGGTGCGGCCGGGCGCCGATGAAGGCACACCGGTGCCGTCGCGCGAGATGATGCGCGAGATGCGACTTCTGCTGCTCGAGGAGGGGCACTGCTTCCGCGACCAGGCGCTGTCGTTCTGTAACATGCAATCGGCGCCGCCGCGCGAGATGCTGGATGCGAACTCGCTGTCGACGCTGGTGCAGATGGTCAGCGCCGGCATCGGCGTCACCCTGATTCCGGAAATGGCGGTGCCGGTGGAGACGCGCTCCGCCTCGGTCTCGCTGGCGCGCTTCCGCGACCCCGAGCCGTCGCGCACCATCGGCATGGTCTGGCGCAAGACCAGCCCGCTGGCGCGCCAGCTGCTGCAGATTTCCGAGGTGGTGTGCCTGTCGGCCGGCAAGGTGCGCGCGCGGCAATCCCTGCGCAGCCAGAAGGCTTGACCGGCGAATGTCGCATCCGGTCATCCGCCCCGCCGGTCCGGACGAGTACGACGAGATCGGCCGGGTCTGGATGGAGAGCTGGGTCTCGACAGGGCTCGCCGAAGCCAGCGACTTCCTGCTGGCGAACTTGCGTGCGCGCATCAGGCGCGAGATCGAGAACGGCTGGAGCCTGTTCGTCGCCGACGATTACGGCACGATCGCCGCGATGCTGGCGCTGCATCTGCCAAAGCTTTATCTGGACATGCTGTTCGTCGCGCCCGCCTATCAGGGCCAATCGCTGGGCCGGCAATTGCTCGCCTTCACGCGCACGCAAATGCCGGACGAGATGTATCTGCGCTGTTTGCGCGAGAACGAAAAGGCCTGGCGCTGGTACGAGCGCGAAGGCTTTGTGTTCGAGAAGGAAGAGATCGAGCCGTCGAACGGGTTCGTGATGAAGTATTACCGGTGGAAGCGGCAGCGACCGGCCGGATAGACGCCGTTTCCACGCTGCAGCTTGCGGTTGTCACGATACCCACTTAGTGTGACGGCCGATGACCTTCTGCTTCTGACATCCAGGAATCCATGGTTCGAATTGCTGTCGCGCTGATCGCGCTCCTGTCGCTTCTGCCTCCTGCCGCCGCGCAAGCTCCTCCCGCACCCACCGCGCCTCCTGCTCAGACTGCAACGCCGGCAAAGCCGGCGACCAAGAAGGCAGCAAAGCCGAAAGCACAGCCAGCCCAACCCGCGGAGCAGGCGGCCGCCGGTCCCTGCGGCATCGGCGTGATCGCGGCGACGCAGGATCCTTTCATCGTCGAAAAGATCGGCCTCACGGTGTTTGGCAACGAATATGCGGAAGTGCCGGTTTCCTGGGGCCTGGACGATCTCGTTTTCGCACGCGTGCGTGCGGCCGCTGGCGCCACGCCGCTCCGGCGAATCACCTACGCCAAAGGCGCGTTCGACGCCTACTATCACCCGAAGCCCAGCCTGTTTCGCAACGAGCGCGAAGAGCTGACGAACCTGGTCCGTCAGTTCGCGGGCAATGCTGGCTGCGAACGCTATGTCGTCGTCACGCGCGGCGAGGGTATGCTGCCGGGAACCAACCTGCCACTCAGAGGACTCGGCATCCTCAACCGCGGTATCGGCATCATCAGCCATTCGTTTCTTTACGTCTATCTCGGTGTCACCGTGTTCGACGGCCAGAGCTTCGAAATCAGGAAGGGGCCTGGTGTGACATTGGAAGCCGTCGTGAAGCGTATGGCCGACAGCTTTGGGCTAGACGAACATCTGCGCAAAGTGGACAATTCCTTGTTTCCAGTCGCGGCGGCCGATGCCGCCAGCAACACGACCCTGCGCGACAACATGCGCGATTTCCTGACGGAGCGGCTGGACAAGACCTTGCCGCCCTATTTCGCGCCGTGACGGTGCGACGATGAAATTGCTTGCTGCCGCATTGGTCTCATATGCACTGTTGTCGCCGACAGGTGGGCAAGTGCAGCCTGCGCCAAAGCGAAACCTGCCATCAGGAAACCTGCAACTGTCGCGCCGACCAAGCCTGTCGAAAGTGGCCCGTGCCAGATCGGTGTGATTCCGATCGCCGGAGACCTCTTCATGGTCGAAAAGTTCGGCCCCCTGAAGTTTCTCGACAAGTACACGCGCACCTCGGTCGCGGCGTGGGCGCTCGACGAGCTCGTCGTCTCCCGCGTTCGTGCCGCCGCGCCCGGCATTGCCGTCCGCAGGATTCCATATACGCCGAAGGAACTCAGGTCAGGCGGCCGTCGAGAACAGGATTCGCTCTTCGCAAGCTACCGCCAAGCCGCCGCGGTCGGGAGCTTCGTCCAATTTCTGGCACCACGGCTCCGCTGCGAACGCTACCTGGTCGTGCACCGCCACGGCGGAACTCAGCGGGAATACGGTATCGGCATCTCGCAATACCCGTATGGCGGACCCGTGCATCTCTTCGCCATGATGTTCATCCGGATCTATGACGGCCGGACCTTCGAGCTGATCAAGGAGGCGCCGGCCTTGATGACCGAGGACACCTATATCGAGCGTATGCGGCACAATTTTCTCGGCGGCCCCTCGATGCAGGTGGATATTGCCATGTTCCCCGAAAAGCCGACGGACGCAGTCAACAATGCGGTGCTGCGGGACGGGGTGCGAACGATGCTGATCAAGAGCCTCGACAAGACGCTTCCGACTCTGTTGCAACGTCCGACACCGCCTTCGCCGCGTTGACCAAGATATCGCTCGCCGAACGGCTCGTCCCTCTAGACGTAGTGCGTTGCGAATGCGCGGCAGACGCGCCATGAATGCGCGCTGTTCGCCTCCTGCCGATGAAAGGTCCGCGCCATGATCAAGCTCTATTGGTCGCCCCGCTCGCGCTCGTTCACGACGCTCTGGCTGATGGAGGAGAGCGGCCTGCCCTATGAGCGCGTGCTGACCGACATCTCGACCGGCGCGCAGAAGGCGCCGGACTTTCTGAAGGTCAATCCGATGGGCAAGGTGCCGGCGCTGACCGACGGTGAAGCCGCGCTCGGCGAAGCCGCCGCGATCTGCGCCTACATCGCGGACCGCTATCCCGAGACCAGGCTCGTGCCTGCTGTGACCGATCCACGCCGTGCGCGCTATCTGCAATGGCTGTTCTTCTCGCCGGGCTGCATCGAGCCCGCCATCATCCAGATCTTCACCAAGATCGAGATCCCGACCTCGACTGCGGCCTGGGGCAGCGCCGCGCAGGTGTTCGACGTGCTGGAAGCCGCGCTCGCCAAGGGTCCGTGGATTCTCGGCGAGGAATTTTCCGCCGCCGACATCGTGATCGGCTCGGGCCTGAATTTCGCTGTACGCCTGTTCAAGATGGTGCCGTCGCGCCCGGCGTTCGACGCCTATCTCGCGCGCTGCACGGCGCGGCCGGCGTTCCAGCGCGCGGAGAAGATCGCGGCGGGATAACACAATGCGAGGGGTGGCCGAGGAGCTGCAGTAGCCCGGATTTCGCTGCGCTCCATCCGGGCTACGAAGCTATTCCGACGCCTTCAAATCATCCGGCCGGGGCATCAGGATGGTGCTGTAGCCGGAATCCACATAATGGATCTCGCCGGTGACGCCGCCGGAGAGATCCGACAACAGATACAGCGCCGAGCCACCGAGTTCGTCGAGCGTGACGCCGCGGCGTAGCGGCGCGTGCTTCTGCATGAAGGCGAACATGGCGCGCGCCTCGCCGATGCCGGAGCCGGCCAGGGTGCGAATGGGGCCTGCGGAGATCGCGTTGACGCGGATGCCGCGCGGTCCGAAATCGGCGGCGAGATAGCGCACGGAGGCTTCCAGCGCCGCCTTGGCCACGCCCATGACGTTGTAATTCGGCATCGCGCGCTCCGAGGCGCCGAAGGTCAGCGTGACCATGCTGCCGCCTTCCGTCATCAGCTCGGCGGCGCGCTTTGCGACCTCCGTAAACGAGAAGCAGGAGATCACCATGGTGCGCGAAAAATTCTCGCGGCTGGTGTCGGCGTAGCGGCCCTTCAGCTCGTTCTTGTCGGCAAAGCCGATCGCGTGGATGACGAAGTCGAGCTTGCCCCACTTCTCGCGCAGCACCGCGAAGGCGGCATCGACGCTGGCGATATCCTCGACGTCGCAAGGCAGCACCAGATCGACGCCGAGCTGCTCCGCCAGCGGCTTGACGCGCTTGCCGAGCGCCTCGCCCTGGAAGGTGAAGGCAAGCTCGGCGCCATGGGCATGCAGCGTCCGCGCCATGCCCCAGGCGATGGAATGATCATTGGCGATGCCCATGATCAGACCGCGCTTGCCTTTCATCAAACCTTCCATTGCCGCCATCGCTCCTATTTTCGACGTCATCGCCCGCGCAGGCGGGCGATCCAGTATTCCAGAGACCGTCGTGATAAATAGAGAAGCCGCGGCGTACTGGATGCCCCGCCTTCGCGGGGCATGACAAGGTCAGAGATCACGCATCCAGCCGGCTGAACACCAGCGTGGCGTTGGTGCCGCCGAAGCCGAACGAGTTCGACAGCACGGTGCCGATCTTGGCGTTGTCGATGCGCTTGCGCACGATCGGCATGTCGGCGAACACGGGGTCGAGCTCCTGGATGTGCGCGCTCTCGCAGATGAAGCCGTTGTTCATCATCAGCAGCGAATAGATCGCTTCCTGCACGCCGGTGGCGCCCAGCGAGTGGCCGGTCAGCGCCTTGGTCGCCGAGATCGGCGGACACTTCTCGCCGACGCCGAACACTTTTCGGATTGCCTCGATCTCCGGCGGATCGCCAGCCGGCGTCGAGGTCGCGTGCGGGTTGATGTAGTCGACCTTGGTCTTCACGGTCGACATCGCCA from Bradyrhizobium sp. CB1015 harbors:
- a CDS encoding glutathione S-transferase family protein — its product is MIKLYWSPRSRSFTTLWLMEESGLPYERVLTDISTGAQKAPDFLKVNPMGKVPALTDGEAALGEAAAICAYIADRYPETRLVPAVTDPRRARYLQWLFFSPGCIEPAIIQIFTKIEIPTSTAAWGSAAQVFDVLEAALAKGPWILGEEFSAADIVIGSGLNFAVRLFKMVPSRPAFDAYLARCTARPAFQRAEKIAAG
- the fabI gene encoding enoyl-ACP reductase FabI; protein product: MEGLMKGKRGLIMGIANDHSIAWGMARTLHAHGAELAFTFQGEALGKRVKPLAEQLGVDLVLPCDVEDIASVDAAFAVLREKWGKLDFVIHAIGFADKNELKGRYADTSRENFSRTMVISCFSFTEVAKRAAELMTEGGSMVTLTFGASERAMPNYNVMGVAKAALEASVRYLAADFGPRGIRVNAISAGPIRTLAGSGIGEARAMFAFMQKHAPLRRGVTLDELGGSALYLLSDLSGGVTGEIHYVDSGYSTILMPRPDDLKASE